A stretch of DNA from Micromonospora peucetia:
CGGGGAACAGGAGTCCGGGTAGACGCCGGGGTGCGGGTGGGCGTCGTCGCGGGGCAGGCCGCTGAGCACCTCCGGCAGGCGGTGCTCCGTGAAGAGCGCCGCCGCGGCGAACATCCCCTCCGCGAGCCGGTGCAGGTGCTCCCAGCAGCCGTACCGGGCCAGCCCCAGGCCGATCGTGCCCGCCTCCACCGGCCAGACGCTGCCCCGGTGATAGCTGAAGGGGTTGTACGCCGGGTGTGCCGAGGACAGGGTGCGTACACCCCAGCCGCTGAACATGTCGGGGGCGAGCAGCCGGTCGGCGACCAGGGGCGCGAGGCGGGCGGGCACGATCCCGGTCGCCAGCAGGTGCCCGTCGTTGGAGTTGACCGAGCGGACCTGCCGCTTGTCCGGCCCCAGCGCCATCGCGTGACAACTCCGCTCCGGCATCCAGTAGGCGCGGTGGAAGCGGCGCCGCAGCGCGGCGGCCCGGCGCACCAGGCCGGCGCCGAAGGCGGGATGGCCGGTCGCGGCGAACACCACCCCGGCGTGCCGCAGCGCGGCGTACCAGTACGCCTGCAACTCGCTGGTCGCGATCGGGTTCGGCACCACCTCGCCGTGCTCGTCGACGATGGCGGTGTCGGAGTCCTTCCAGCCCTGGTTCTTCAGGCCGGCGGGGGACCGGCGGTGGTATTCGAGGAAGCCGTCCAGGTCGAGGTCGCCGTACCGGTCGATCCAGGCCAGGACGCGGCGCGCGGTCGGCAGCAGGTCCCGCACCGTGTCGAGGTCCCCGGTCCAGGCCAGGTACTGGCCGAGGAAGATCAGGAAGTCCGGTGCGGTCGACCAGTCGCCGTGGTAGCCGGCGAACGGGTCGATGCCGAGTGCGGACACCGGGCCCCGCCGGGCCTCGTGCAGCGGCTTGCCGGGTTCCTCGTCGCGCCAGTCGTCGATGCGCCGCCCGAGGTGGTGGGCGTTGAGCCGCAGGCTGTCCGCCAGCATCGTCGGCCCGGCGAGCAGGGCCTGCCACGACGCGGTCATCGTGTCGCGGCCGAATATCTCCTGGTAGATCGGCAGGCCGGCGATCGGTGCCGTCGGCCCGTCCGGTTCGCCCAGCGGCAGCACGGACAGGTCTTCGACCGCGCACCGCCAGGCGGCGGTGACGTCGAAGTTGCTGCTGTGCAGCTGTGCGAGTTCGCGGGCGAGGGTGCCCCGGGCGTGCGCGGCGGCGTCGTCCGGCTCGGCGAAGGTCGGCGGTGGCGCGACAAGGCGCTGCCCGTCGAAGACGGGTTCGACGAGGAGTTCCACCCGGCAGGATCCCCGGGGCGGCACGGCGAGGTCGACCGTCAGGGTGTCGTCGGCGTACCGGACGGGCAGGTCGGTTCGGACGGGGATCGCCACCGCCCGGTCGAGGCCGTCACACCGGTAGGTCAGGCGGAGCTCCCGGTCCCGGTCGTCCCAACTCGCGTCGACCGGGCCGGACTGCACTCGGCGGCCGGTCTCGGCCTCGCTGGTGTCGGCGAAGTCGGCGGCGAGCTGGATCCGCAGCCGCAGGTCCAGCGGCACCTCCGCGTAGCTGACCACGGTCAGCCGGGTGCGCAGTCCCTCGCCGACGAAGCGCTCCACCAGCAGGTAGGCCGCGCGCGAGGGCAGCGTCTCGCCGTCGCCGAGGGCGGCGTACGAGAGTTGGGCGTGCCCGGCCACGTTGGCCGTGCTGAACGGGACGGGCTCGCGGCCGTCCACGCTGACGCGTTCGGTGCTGAGCACCCGGGTGTTGCGGGCGAAGAAGCCCTGCGGGTCGACGCCGGTGATCCGGCCACGGACGTCGGTGACCAGCGTGCTCCAGCCACTCGCCACGTACAGCAGGTCCGGGCGGACGCGCAGGTTCCGGACCCGGGTCATCGCGGCCGGGGCGGGTTCGGGCCGGGGCGGGCGCGACCGGGCCGGGAGTGCGCAGGTGTCGAGAGCATCGGGCACACCCCCTGGCCGGCGGCTGCGGGCCGGGGCACACCAGCCCCGGCCCGTCGGGACACCGGTCCCTACCCGCTCGTGCCGCTGCTACACCTGTCAGCCCTGCGGCTGCTGGGCGATGTTCACCATCCAGCCGATGCCGAAGCGGTCGACGCACATGCCGAACTCGTCGCCCCACATCTGCTTCTCCAGCGGCACGGTCACGGTGCCGCCCTCGGTGAGCTTCTGCCAGTAGCCGCGCAGGTCGTCGGCGTCGTCGCCGCTGAGACTCACGGAGACGTTGTTGCCGGGATCGTGCTCCATGCCGGGCGCGGTGTCCGAGCCCATCAGGGTGAAGCCCCGGTCGGTCTCCAGCATCGCGTGCATGATCTTGTCGGTCAGCGCGGGATCGTCGGTGCCCATCGAGCCGAACGTGTCCATCGACAGCGAACCGCCGAACACGCGGTGGTAGAACTCCATCGCCTCCCGCGCGCTGCCCGGGAAGCTGAAGTACGGGTTGAGTCGCGACGCCACAGCACCCTCCTCCGGTCGTGAGAGCGCCATCGTCGCAGACCAGAGGGCTGGTGCGAGTCAGGTACGACCGCGTTTCGCCGGCCCGTCGGAGATGGTCCGTCCCACGGGCCGGCGGCGGTGGTCAGTGGCGGAACGACCGGCGTACGACGCCGCCGACGATCGCACACCAGGTGTCGACGTCCAGCTTGCCGTGGGCCGGCAGGCCGTGCCGCCGCTGGACGTCCTTGACGGCCATCTTCGTCGGGTGGTCGTACTCGCCGGTGACGGTGACCTCGGAACGGCCCTGGAAGTTCAGCAGGAACTGCACGGCGGTGACCGGCAGGCCGGTGGCGTCCTTGCCCAGTTCCGGCACCAGGGTCTCCCAGGTGGGCGCGGTGAGGGTGGCGTCGACGTCGACCGGGATGCCGTTGCGGTACTGCCAGTCCTGCACCGCCGCGACGGTGGCGGCGTCGAAGACGCTGTTGATCGGCACGGTGTAGCCACGGTGGGCCAGCAGGTACTGCACCACCCGGACACTGGGGGAGCCGACGAAGCGCCACAGGTCCGGCCAGCGGCGGGCCGGCACGTCGGCGAGGTCGGTGCCGAGCGACTCGAAGACCCGGCGGCGCAGGGTGGGGAACTGCCCGTAGAAGGAGGCGCCGGGGCACAGCGTGGTGCGGAAGTCCCAGTGGCCGAAGATGTCGTGGGCGTGCAGCCCGTACCGCCGGCAGATGGTCGCGCAGAGCGTGACCAGCGAGTCCAGCAGCGCCTCCGGTGGGGTCTCGGTGACGTACGTGCCCTCGTTCTCGATGCCGATGGCCCGGCCGTTCTCGCCCGGGCAGTGCGCCGAGATCATCTGCCGGTCGCCGGCCCGCAGCCGCTCCAGGCTGCCCCGGCGGCCCTCCATGACGTAGCCGCCGCGGCTGATGGTGAAGTGCTGGCCGGTGTCGGACCAGCCGTTGCCGTCCATGTGCAGGTTCTGGCAGTCGCGGGCCAGCTTGATTCCCTGCGCCTCGGAGTAGTCGGTGACGTTCGGGAACGCCATGTGGTGCACGATGATCTTGTTGGTGGGGATGGCGCTGACCGCCAGCGGGTCCTTCGGCGGGCGCGCGCCCCACTCGTCGCAGCTGTAGATCCAGTCCAGGTCGGTGCCGGGGTCCGCCTGCGCGGTGCCCGGAAGGGCGAGCTGGCTGCCGACGACCGCGACCGTGGCGGCGCCGAGGCCGGCCCGCAGCAGGGTCCGGCGGTCCAGTGCGGAGTTCTCGACGTGCATGGCATCTCCTCTGCGGCCGGGCAGGCGGCTGAGGAGCCCCGAGGTGAAAAGGAGCGCCAACAGTCGCATGTGCAGTGGAGGATATTGCCAAGGCGCCGGGCCGCGCCAGAGTCCGGCCCACGCCGATGCGGAGGGGCTTTCAGAGCACCTGGGACAGGAAGCGGCGCAGCCGGGGGTGCTCCGCCCGCTCGAAGACCGCGGCCGGCTCGCCGGCCTCCAGCACCACGCCGCGATCCATGAACGCGACGGTGTCGGCGACCTCGCGGGCGAACCCCATCTCGTGGGTGACCACCACCATCGTCATGCCGCCGGCGGACAACTCGGCCATCAGCCCCAGCACGCCCTTCACCAGCTCCGGGTCCAGCGCGGAGGTCGCCTCGTCGAAGAGCATCACCTGCGGGCGCAACGCCAGCGCGCGGGCGATCGCGACCCGCTGCTGCTGCCCGCCGGACAGGTGCGCCGGTCGGGCGTCGGCCTTGGCCGCCAGGCCCACCAGCTCCAGGTGGTCGCGGGCGAGGGCCACCGCCTCGTCCTCACCGAGCTTGCGGATCCGGCGCAGCGCGAGGGTGATGTTGCGCAGCACGCTCATGTGCGGAAAGAGGTTGAACTGCTGGAAGACCATGCCGACCCGCTGCCGCAGGGCGTCCGGGTCGTCGCCCAGCACGCTGCGCCCGTCGAGCAGCACGTCGCCGCGGTCGGGCTCGATCAGCCGGTTGATGGTGCGCAGCAGGGTGGACTTGCCCGACCCGGACGGACCGATCACGCAGGCCGTCGCCCCGCGCGCCACATCCAGGTCCACCCCGCGCAGCACCCGGTGCGCCCCGAAGGCCAGGTGCACGTCCCGGACGCTGAGGCTCACCGAGGTCGTCGTGTCGATGCTCATCGCTGGTTTCCTCCCGCCGCGCCCGGCAGTGCCAGGTCGAGGTCGTCATCGGCGTCGTCGGGCGCGGCAGCCTGCCGGCCGTGCCGCAGCCGCCGGTCGATCCAGTTGACGACGTGTGTCAGCGGCACAGTCAGCACCAGGTAGCAGAGCCCGGCCAGCAGTAGCGCCGACTGGTTGCCGGTGTTCGCCGCATAGTCCTGCCCGATCCGGAACAGTTCCCGCTGGCTGGCCAGCAGGCCGAGGAAGTAGACCAGGCTGGAGTCCTTGATCAGCGCGATCAGCTGGTTCACCCAGGCCGGCAGCACCCGCCGGATGCCCTGCGGCACGATCACCAGGCGCATCGCCTCGCCCCAGGACAGGCCCAGCGCCCGGGCCCCCTCCAGCTGGGTGGCCTCCACCGACTGGATGCCGGAGCGGAAGATCTCGCCGATGTAGGCCGCCGCGATCAGCGACAGCGCCAGGATGCCCAGCGGATACGGGTTGGGCCCCCACACCTGCATGCCCAGCGGTGCCAGCCCGACGCCGATGAGCAGGATCGTCGCCGCGGCCGGCAGGCCGCGGAACACGTCGGTGTAGACCCGCGCCGGCCACCGCAACCATCGGGTACGCGAGATGCCCGCGACGGCCAGTGCCATGCCCAGCACCGAGCCGAGCAGGGCGGCGGAGATCGCCAGGATCAGCGTGTTGGGCAGCCCCACCGTCAGCATCTCGGGCAGCGCCTCGCGCATGGAGTCCCAGTCGAAGAAGGTCTCCCACAGGGTGCTCAACGGATCCATCGTCTCTCCTACCGCCCCGCTCGCTCGTCGTCCGTACGTGTCAGGAGGTGGCCGACGCCGCCGGCACCGGGACCGTGCCGCTGCCCGGCTTGAAGTCGGCCGGGATCGAGCGGCCCGGGTAGTACTGGGCCTGCAGGCGGCTCCACGTGCCGTCCGCGATCACCTCGTCGAGGCCCTTGTCGAGCGCCTCGCGCAGCTTGTCGTTGCCCTTGGCGAACGCGTACGCCGTGGGCGCCGGGCTGAGCAGCTTGGCCGCCACGGTGATCTTGCCGCTGCTGTCGGCGGCCGACTTGTCGCCGATCTCGGCGGGGGCGATCCAGGCGTCGGCGGTGCCGGCCTTGAGCTGGTTGATCGCGCCGTTGTAGTCGGGCACCCGGACCGGGTCGAGCCCCTCGCCGGTGGCGTAGTCGTCCTGGACGGTGCCCTGCACGACCACGACCCGCTTGCCGGTGAGCTGGTCGAAGCCGGTGATCGACGAGCCGGCCGGCACGTCGAGTCCGAAGTGGCCGAAGTCGTAGCCGTTGCCGAAGTCGACCGTCTTCTTCCGCGCCTCGGTGATGGTGATCGAGGAGCTGCCGACGTCGAACTTGCGGTTGTTGACCTGGGAGAGCAGGGCGGAGAAGTCGGTGCCGACGAACTCCACCTTCAGGCCGACCTTCGCGGCGACCGCGGTGAGCAGGTCGTTGTCGAAGCCGGTGAACTTGCCGTCCTTGAGATAGACGTTCGGCGGGGCGTCGGTGAGCGTGCCGGTACGCAGCACGCCCGCCTGGAGCAGGTTGTACGGGTTGTCGGCCGTGCCGGCCGCGTCGTCGCCGCACGCGGTCAGGGCGGTGGCGGCGAGGACGGCGGCCACGCCGAGGGCGGCGGCCCGGGTCACAGAAGAAAGGATTCGCACAGGTGTCTCCGAATGAGGTGTTCCGGCGGCGGGCACAGGCGTGCGGCGCCGGCGGGACGCCCGGTGGGCGTACCGCTGGGAAAGTGGTGCCTGGAAGAGGGGAGTGGCGCGCCTAGCGCGGGTCGCCGGGGCGACAGGAGGTGGCGCAGACCCGCATCATGTCGATGTGGCGACGCCGGATCAGGGCCGGCGACGTCAGGGCCACGGCGGGGACCGCCGGTGGAACGCAGATGCGAAAGGACATGGCTCTCCCTCGGTCGCTGTCGACCTGGGAACCAGGCCGCGCTTGCACCGGAGCCGCTCCGGTGCCTGGTCTTCACCCGGGGCACCCCTGCGCGGACGAGGGTTGCCGGCCAGCGAGCCGGGGCTTGACGCTGGCGCTCATGACCTGTTGACGAGGCTAGCCCCGCCACGGGGGGCCGTCCAGCCGCTATGACCACGCTCACGCGGACCCCCGTGCAGGTCAGCGTCACTCCTCGACCGCCCCGCCGACGTGCCGCGGGGGCCGGTACGCCTCCAGGAGCACGTCCACGCTCGGCGCCAGCGTCAGGTCTAGACTTTCCACCGTGATCGCGCTGCACGTCGTCGCCGCCGCGTACGGCCGCTGGATCACCCCGGAACTTCCGTTGTACGGCGACGACCACGAACGCTCCGACTTCGCTCCCTGACCGGCCCGGTGCTCCGTCGACCTCCGGTCCACCTCCGCCACGATCCGGGAGCGCCCAGTCATGCCCGTGCCCGATGACACCGAACTCGTACCGCCCGCCGACCGTTCGTCGGGCGGCGGGCGACCCACCGACGCCGACCCCACCGACACCTCCGCCCTCGCGGTGCTCCGGGCGCCACAGACCGCCCGGGTCCTGGCGGCCAGCCTGCTCGGCCGGATCCCGCTCGGCGCGGCCCCCCTGGCCCTGCTGGTGTTCGCCCGGGAGACGATGACGCTGACCGTGGCCGGGCTGCTGGTCGCCGCGTTCACCGCCGGCACCGCGGTGGGTCAGCCGATGCTCGCCCGGATGGCGGACCGCTGGCGGCAGCCGCCGGTGCTGTGGCTGGCCGTGACGGCGTCGACGATCGGCTTCGCGCTCACCGCCGCGCACGTCAACCTGCCGGTGACCGTCTTCGCCGCCGCCCTGGCCGGAGCGGGCGCACCGCCGTTCGAGTCGTGCCTGCGGGTGCTCTGGCGCGGCCTTCTCCCCGCGCACCGGGTGCAGACCGCGTACACCCTGGACATCGCCGTGCAGGAGACCATCTTCATTCTCGGTCCGGTGGTCACGCTCGCCGCCGTGGGCCTGGTCGGTCCGGCCGGCGGTCTGGCCGCCGCCGCGTTCTTCCAGGCCGCCGGCACCGTCTGGTTCGCCACGACCGACGCGGTCCGGCGTTGGCGGGGCGAGCCGGCGGTACGACACTGGGCCGGGCCGCTGCGGGCCGGCCGGCTCCGGCTGGTTCTCGGGGCACTGGTGCTGGTCGGCGCGGCGGTGGGCAGCGTGACCGTCGCCGCGACCGGCTACGCCGAGTCGGCCGGGGCCCGGTCCTGGGCGGGCTGGCTGCTCGCCGCGCAGGCCACCGGGGCGCTGATCGGTGGCCTGATCTTCGTACGCTTCGGCGGACTGCGCCGCTACGCCACCCTGCCCCGCGTGGTCGGGGTCTTCGCCCTCGGCTACCTGCCCCTGCTACTCACTCCGGCCCCGGCTGTGATGCTGGTGCTGATGGCGGTCAGCGGACTCGCGCTCCCGGCACTGCTGACCATCGCCTTCGTCGCGCTCGACGACCTTGCGCCCGCCGGCACGGTGGCCGAGGCGTTCGCCTGGGCGGCGACGGCCTTCTCGGTCGGCAGCGCGGGTGGCGCGGCAGCGGCCGGGGCGCTGCTGGACGCCACGGGGGAGGTGACTGTCGGCTTCCTGATCGCCCCGCTGAGCGCCGCCGCGGCCTGTGGGATCGCGCTGACGGGTGCCCGCACCCTCGGCCGGGGCGGGTCTGCGGGATGAGCGACGAGAACAAGATGATCGCCGGCTCCGGGACTACTTCGCGACAGGCCGGGAAAGGGCCGGCCTGGTAGAGCCGTCCGGATCGGGGGTCCCGTGGAAGCCGTCGTGATCGGCGTGGTGATCGTGATCCTGTTCCTGGCGCTCGTCGGCGCGCTGAGCATCCGGCTGGTGCAGCAGTACCAGCGCGGCATCGTCTTCCGCTTCGGCCGGGTGCTGACGCCGGTCCGGGAACCCGGCCTGCGGCTGATCGTGCCGGTCGCCGACCGGATGGTCCGGGTCAGCATGCAGACGACCGTGATCGGCGTGCCCCCGCAGGGGGCGATCACCCGGGACAACGTCACCCTCACCGTCGACGCGGTGGTCTACTACCGGGTCGTCGACCCGGTGAAGGCGCTGGTCAACGTCCACGACTACCCCTCGGCCGTGCTCCAAGTGGCGCAGACCGCCCTGCGCTCGGTGATCGGCAAGGCCGACCTGGACACCCTGCTGGGCGACCGGGAGCGGATCAACGCCGAGCTGAAGGCGGTCATCGACGCGCCCACGGAGAAGCCCTGGGGGCTGCTGATCGAGCGGGTCGAGGTCAAGGACGTCGCGTTGCCCGAGGGGATGAAACGGTCGATGTCCCGTCAGGCTGAGGCGGAACGCGAACGCCGCGCCCGGGTGATCGCCGCCGATGGCGAGTACCAGGCGTCCCGCCGGCTCGCCGACGCGTCCCGGGCGATGGCGGGCACCCCGGGGGCGTACCAGTTGCGGCTGTTGCAGACCGTGGTGGACGTGGCGGCGGAGAAGAACAGCACCCTGGTGATGCCGTTCCCGGTGGAGCTGCTGCGCTTCTTCGACAAGTTCACCCGCGACACCGAGCCCCCGGCGGCGGAGCGCCCGCCAGTGGCAGAGCGCCCGCAGGCCGGGCGGACGGAACCGGGCGTGCCGGCGACCGGCGATGGCCACCGAGGCCCGTTGACCTGACCACGGCCGGGGCGGGGCTGCCCACGGGCCGTACCCTGAGCCAGCCGCGGCGCGGGTGCGCGGCGGGCTTGCCCTCAGGTGGTACGAGTGTCATGTGTCCGTAACCGACCATGCCGCCACCCGCCGGAACGTCCCGGACGTCCGGGGGCCGGAAGTAGCCGTTGCGCCGATGGGCGCACCCGATCCCGCGACCACAATGTCCACCGGAGGCGGCCCCACCGCCTCCGGGACGGGTAGGTGAACGCGTGACCGGCTGGCAGGTCTCCGGCTACCGCCCGGTGCGGCAGCTCGGCGCCGGCGCGTCCGGCCGGGTGGACCTCGCGGTGCACGACGCGACCGGCACACCGGTCGCGATCAAGTACCTCACCGGCGGGATCGGCGACGACCCGTCGTTCCGTGGCGCGTTCCGCGCCGAGGCCCGGTTGCTGGCCGAGATCGACGACCCGCACGTCTCCCGTCTCTACGAGTACGTCGAGTCGCCCACCGGGGCGGCGATCGTCATGGAGTTGGTCAACGGCGTGTCGCTGCGGCAGATGCTGCGCGCGCACGGGCCGACGGCCCCGGAGTCGGCGCTCTGCGTCCTCAAGGGATCGCTGGCCGGGCTCGGCGCGGCGCACGCCCGGGGCGTCGTGCACCGCGACTACAAGCCGGAGAACGTGCTGGTCACCGCCGAGGGCACCAGCAAGCTGGCCGACTTCGGTATCGCCATGCCGGTGGGTGGCAGCTCGGGGGTCAGTGTCACCGGCACCCCCCGTTACATGGCACCCGAGCAGTGGACGGGCGCGCCGGCCAGCCCGGCCTGCGACATCTACGCCGCCACCGCGACCTTCTACGAGTGCCTCACCGGGCAGCCGCCCTACGACGGGCGGGACCTGCTCACCCTGCGCCAGCAGCATGCCCACGCGTCGATTCCCACCGACCCGGCCCCCGCGCCGGTGCACGACCTGTTGCGGCACGGCATGGCCAAGCAGCCGGCCGAGCGACCACAACCCGCCCAGGTCTTCCTCGCCCTGCTGGAGCAGGTCGCGGCCGAGGTGTACGGGGACCGGTGGGAGGAGCGCGGCCTGCGTGAGCTGGCCCGACGGGCGGCCCTGCTCGCTGCCCTCTTCCCGTTCCCGGACGGCACCGGCGGCGCGACCAGCCTGGCCAGCACGACGTTCGGTGCGGGCACCAACCGGTGGACGTGGCTGCGCGCCGGCAGGGCCCGGGCGGCGCTGGTCGGCGGCGGGCTGGCCGCGGCGCTGCTCCTCGGCGGGGCCGGCCTGAGCTACGCCGCCCGCGACGAGCCGCTGCCCGCCGCCGCGCCGGCCGCGCCGGAGGCGACGACCGGTCCGACCGGCGAGCCGTCCGTGTCGGCCGCCGAGCCGCCCACGGCGACGTCCACCCCGACTCCCACCCCGACTCCCTCCGCCGAGCCAACCGCGACGACGACGGCGGCACCTGATCCCGTCGGCACCGGCGAGCCGCCGACGTCTTCGGCCCCCGCCCCGCCGACCCCGTCGACCAGCACCAGCCCGCCACCACCGGCGGACACCGTCGCCCCGTCCGTCGGCCGGGTCACGGCCAGCCCGACCGATCTGGATCCCAAGGGCTGCCCGTACGGACCCACGTCCAGCACCGTCTCCGCGATCGTTTCCGACGACCGTACGACGGTGGGGAAGCTGAGGGTGAGCGCCCGGTACACCCTGGACGGTCGCACCGCCGAGGTGGCGATGACGTCCGATGGGCGCGGGGTGTTCCGGGGCGTCCTGGGCGAGCTGTCCCGGCCGGCGAGCAGCATCCGGATACCGGTTCGGGTCGTCGCCGTCGACGAGGCCGGCAACGCCTCGCCCGAGGGCTCACCGGTCTACCTGACGCTGCGCTCCTTCTGCACCCCGGGCTGAGCCCGGACACCCGATGCCGACCACGACGACGGAGGGCGGGCCGCCGTGACCCAGCCGAACGATCCGACCGAGGCGCTGCCCACCCACCGGCTGCCGGCCGGCGATGCACCGACGATGCCCCCGGCCTCGGCCGACGCCACCGTGCACCTGACCGCCGGGGAGCCAACGGCACCTCTGGCCACGGAGGAGGCCACCGTGTACCTGGCGGCCAACGAGCCCACGGCGCCCCTGCCCTCCGCTGACGCCACCGTGTACCTGGCCGCCGGGGATCCGACCATGCGCCTGGCCGCCGGTGAGGCGACCGTCCACCTGACCGCCGGTGAGCCCACGGCGCACCTGGCCCGCGGCGAGCCGACGATGCCGGGGCACGCCCCGGGCGGTCAGACCGGCGCGGGATGGACGGCGTACCCGGCCTCGGGGGAGCGGACCACCCCGGCGGCTGTCGACACCGGGCGAACCGTCGGGCCCGGGCGTACTGTCGGGGCCGGGGTGGGGTCCCCCTTCGCCGGGCCGGTGGGCGGGGAGGTGCGGTTCGGGCCGGGCGTGCCCACGACGCCACCGCCGGCGCCCGCGTGGCCGGCACCGCCGCCACGGCGGCGCTCGGCGTGGCGCACGGTGACGTCGGTGCTGTCCACCCTGCTGACCGTCGCGCTACTCGCCGTCGTAGGCCTCTATCTCTGGCAGCGGATCAGTCCACTGGAGGTCACCGGGGTGACGGTGGCGGTTCCCCGGCCGGCCGGGGACCGGTGCGACGTCACCGTCGACGTGGTGGCCACCGTGTCGACCAACGGCCGGGCGGGGCAGATCCGCTATCAGTGGCTGCGCACCGGCAGCGCGCCCGGAAGCCTGCTGACCGAACGGGTCGGGCGTGGGCAGCGCACCGTCGAGCTGACGCTGCGCTGGTCCTTCAGCGGTGTGGGCAGCACGACCGAGGCCGCCACCGTCAACATCACCTCACCGTCCCCGGTGCAGGCCCAGACCCCGGTGTCCTACGACTGCCGGCGCCGCTGACCGGTGTTTCCCGGGTCGCCGCCGGGGGTAGGTCGGGCCGGACGAACCCGGATGCGGTGTGGAGGATTTCCGATGAGAGACAACTTCGGCGACGCGGTGGGGGACGCCCTTCGGTCGGTGATGCTGTTCCTGCCGAAGGCCGTCGCCTTCGTGGCCATCCTGGTGGCCGGCTGGCTGATCGCCAAGGCCGTGCTGAAGATCGTGGACAAGGTGCTGGAACGGGTGGGCTTCGACCGTGCCGTG
This window harbors:
- a CDS encoding glycogen debranching N-terminal domain-containing protein yields the protein MTRVRNLRVRPDLLYVASGWSTLVTDVRGRITGVDPQGFFARNTRVLSTERVSVDGREPVPFSTANVAGHAQLSYAALGDGETLPSRAAYLLVERFVGEGLRTRLTVVSYAEVPLDLRLRIQLAADFADTSEAETGRRVQSGPVDASWDDRDRELRLTYRCDGLDRAVAIPVRTDLPVRYADDTLTVDLAVPPRGSCRVELLVEPVFDGQRLVAPPPTFAEPDDAAAHARGTLARELAQLHSSNFDVTAAWRCAVEDLSVLPLGEPDGPTAPIAGLPIYQEIFGRDTMTASWQALLAGPTMLADSLRLNAHHLGRRIDDWRDEEPGKPLHEARRGPVSALGIDPFAGYHGDWSTAPDFLIFLGQYLAWTGDLDTVRDLLPTARRVLAWIDRYGDLDLDGFLEYHRRSPAGLKNQGWKDSDTAIVDEHGEVVPNPIATSELQAYWYAALRHAGVVFAATGHPAFGAGLVRRAAALRRRFHRAYWMPERSCHAMALGPDKRQVRSVNSNDGHLLATGIVPARLAPLVADRLLAPDMFSGWGVRTLSSAHPAYNPFSYHRGSVWPVEAGTIGLGLARYGCWEHLHRLAEGMFAAAALFTEHRLPEVLSGLPRDDAHPHPGVYPDSCSPQAWSASAVVALVQALLALRPAAPLRTIFVDPHLPEWLPDLTLEGVRVGGHTIDLTVRRGRGGRTSLRARGDRIAVIRRPTLQASATRRRS
- a CDS encoding VOC family protein, whose protein sequence is MASRLNPYFSFPGSAREAMEFYHRVFGGSLSMDTFGSMGTDDPALTDKIMHAMLETDRGFTLMGSDTAPGMEHDPGNNVSVSLSGDDADDLRGYWQKLTEGGTVTVPLEKQMWGDEFGMCVDRFGIGWMVNIAQQPQG
- a CDS encoding peptidoglycan recognition protein family protein; translated protein: MHVENSALDRRTLLRAGLGAATVAVVGSQLALPGTAQADPGTDLDWIYSCDEWGARPPKDPLAVSAIPTNKIIVHHMAFPNVTDYSEAQGIKLARDCQNLHMDGNGWSDTGQHFTISRGGYVMEGRRGSLERLRAGDRQMISAHCPGENGRAIGIENEGTYVTETPPEALLDSLVTLCATICRRYGLHAHDIFGHWDFRTTLCPGASFYGQFPTLRRRVFESLGTDLADVPARRWPDLWRFVGSPSVRVVQYLLAHRGYTVPINSVFDAATVAAVQDWQYRNGIPVDVDATLTAPTWETLVPELGKDATGLPVTAVQFLLNFQGRSEVTVTGEYDHPTKMAVKDVQRRHGLPAHGKLDVDTWCAIVGGVVRRSFRH
- a CDS encoding amino acid ABC transporter ATP-binding protein; its protein translation is MDTTTSVSLSVRDVHLAFGAHRVLRGVDLDVARGATACVIGPSGSGKSTLLRTINRLIEPDRGDVLLDGRSVLGDDPDALRQRVGMVFQQFNLFPHMSVLRNITLALRRIRKLGEDEAVALARDHLELVGLAAKADARPAHLSGGQQQRVAIARALALRPQVMLFDEATSALDPELVKGVLGLMAELSAGGMTMVVVTHEMGFAREVADTVAFMDRGVVLEAGEPAAVFERAEHPRLRRFLSQVL
- a CDS encoding amino acid ABC transporter permease, with protein sequence MDPLSTLWETFFDWDSMREALPEMLTVGLPNTLILAISAALLGSVLGMALAVAGISRTRWLRWPARVYTDVFRGLPAAATILLIGVGLAPLGMQVWGPNPYPLGILALSLIAAAYIGEIFRSGIQSVEATQLEGARALGLSWGEAMRLVIVPQGIRRVLPAWVNQLIALIKDSSLVYFLGLLASQRELFRIGQDYAANTGNQSALLLAGLCYLVLTVPLTHVVNWIDRRLRHGRQAAAPDDADDDLDLALPGAAGGNQR
- a CDS encoding ABC transporter substrate-binding protein, translated to MTRAAALGVAAVLAATALTACGDDAAGTADNPYNLLQAGVLRTGTLTDAPPNVYLKDGKFTGFDNDLLTAVAAKVGLKVEFVGTDFSALLSQVNNRKFDVGSSSITITEARKKTVDFGNGYDFGHFGLDVPAGSSITGFDQLTGKRVVVVQGTVQDDYATGEGLDPVRVPDYNGAINQLKAGTADAWIAPAEIGDKSAADSSGKITVAAKLLSPAPTAYAFAKGNDKLREALDKGLDEVIADGTWSRLQAQYYPGRSIPADFKPGSGTVPVPAASATS
- a CDS encoding MFS transporter; its protein translation is MPVPDDTELVPPADRSSGGGRPTDADPTDTSALAVLRAPQTARVLAASLLGRIPLGAAPLALLVFARETMTLTVAGLLVAAFTAGTAVGQPMLARMADRWRQPPVLWLAVTASTIGFALTAAHVNLPVTVFAAALAGAGAPPFESCLRVLWRGLLPAHRVQTAYTLDIAVQETIFILGPVVTLAAVGLVGPAGGLAAAAFFQAAGTVWFATTDAVRRWRGEPAVRHWAGPLRAGRLRLVLGALVLVGAAVGSVTVAATGYAESAGARSWAGWLLAAQATGALIGGLIFVRFGGLRRYATLPRVVGVFALGYLPLLLTPAPAVMLVLMAVSGLALPALLTIAFVALDDLAPAGTVAEAFAWAATAFSVGSAGGAAAAGALLDATGEVTVGFLIAPLSAAAACGIALTGARTLGRGGSAG
- a CDS encoding SPFH domain-containing protein, whose translation is MEAVVIGVVIVILFLALVGALSIRLVQQYQRGIVFRFGRVLTPVREPGLRLIVPVADRMVRVSMQTTVIGVPPQGAITRDNVTLTVDAVVYYRVVDPVKALVNVHDYPSAVLQVAQTALRSVIGKADLDTLLGDRERINAELKAVIDAPTEKPWGLLIERVEVKDVALPEGMKRSMSRQAEAERERRARVIAADGEYQASRRLADASRAMAGTPGAYQLRLLQTVVDVAAEKNSTLVMPFPVELLRFFDKFTRDTEPPAAERPPVAERPQAGRTEPGVPATGDGHRGPLT